One stretch of Flavobacteriales bacterium DNA includes these proteins:
- a CDS encoding phage holin family protein: MNLFIKIIISSLAVFLTAYLLPGISVDGYMTAIWVAIVLALLNGFLKPLLVIFTIPVTVLTLGLFLLVINAAIIMLAGNFVDGFYVDGFWWALLFSLVLSVITSLMESLGGKTERRNG, translated from the coding sequence ATGAACCTATTTATCAAGATCATCATCTCATCATTGGCCGTTTTTCTAACGGCTTACCTGCTTCCAGGAATCTCGGTAGATGGCTACATGACCGCCATTTGGGTAGCTATTGTTCTGGCACTCCTCAACGGATTTCTCAAGCCGTTGTTGGTCATTTTTACAATTCCCGTAACGGTGCTCACGTTGGGTCTGTTCCTGCTTGTGATCAACGCGGCCATCATCATGTTGGCAGGTAATTTCGTTGATGGATTTTACGTGGACGGTTTTTGGTGGGCGCTGCTGTTCAGTTTGGTGCTGTCGGTCATTACTTCCTTGATGGAATCTCTTGGCGGAAAGACTGAAAGAAGAAACGGTTGA
- a CDS encoding type II toxin-antitoxin system HigB family toxin: MHIITSRKLRDFAGKHGDIDVQLRAWESIVKHAKWNNAAEVKEQFPYVSVLKNDRFCFNLKGNHYRLVVKVLFNAKQVLIRFIGTHAEYDKIDANTI, encoded by the coding sequence ATGCACATCATCACATCAAGGAAATTGCGGGACTTTGCAGGAAAGCATGGTGATATTGACGTGCAGCTACGAGCTTGGGAAAGTATTGTGAAGCATGCGAAATGGAACAACGCGGCCGAGGTGAAGGAACAGTTTCCATACGTGAGCGTGTTGAAGAACGACCGATTCTGTTTCAACCTGAAGGGAAACCATTACCGATTGGTGGTGAAGGTTCTCTTCAATGCCAAACAGGTGCTGATACGCTTCATTGGCACCCATGCAGAATACGACAAGATTGACGCAAACACAATATGA
- a CDS encoding DnaJ domain-containing protein: protein MAKYAKWLGGTVGWALGGPIGALLGFALGSIYDNASGDIMEWGEPIPKSGQRTYSRTTTGDFEASLLILTAAVMKADNTVKKSELDFVKRFLVGQFGAAKAQQQLLLLREILKKPIEIRQVSLQIRTYMDHSSRLQLMHYLFQLANADKEMHGNEIDMLTRIASYLGISKPDFMSIKAMFVLENDETVYQILEIEKTVSDDEVKKAYRRMAVKYHPDKVSHLGPEHQEAAKEKFQKLTDAYERIKRERGFK from the coding sequence ATGGCGAAATACGCAAAATGGTTAGGTGGAACGGTCGGTTGGGCTTTGGGTGGTCCGATCGGAGCCTTGCTGGGTTTTGCCCTTGGTTCTATTTACGACAACGCAAGTGGTGACATCATGGAGTGGGGAGAACCCATTCCGAAAAGCGGGCAGCGCACGTATTCCAGAACCACAACGGGCGATTTTGAGGCCTCGCTGCTTATTCTGACAGCGGCTGTGATGAAAGCCGACAATACCGTCAAGAAATCTGAGTTGGATTTTGTGAAACGGTTTCTGGTCGGGCAGTTCGGAGCGGCAAAGGCACAGCAGCAGTTGCTTTTGCTTCGCGAGATTCTGAAGAAACCGATCGAGATACGTCAGGTGAGTTTGCAGATCCGAACGTATATGGATCACTCATCTCGACTGCAACTGATGCATTACCTGTTTCAATTGGCCAATGCCGATAAAGAAATGCACGGGAATGAGATCGATATGCTTACGCGGATTGCTTCCTATCTCGGTATCAGCAAACCTGATTTCATGAGCATCAAAGCGATGTTTGTGCTTGAGAATGATGAGACAGTTTATCAGATCCTTGAGATCGAGAAGACCGTTTCGGATGATGAAGTGAAGAAGGCATACCGCAGAATGGCGGTCAAGTATCATCCTGATAAAGTGAGCCATTTGGGACCGGAACATCAGGAAGCGGCCAAAGAGAAATTCCAGAAGTTGACGGATGCTTACGAACGCATCAAGCGCGAGCGCGGGTTCAAGTGA
- the mnmD gene encoding tRNA (5-methylaminomethyl-2-thiouridine)(34)-methyltransferase MnmD has product MNSNEPQPLKLVETKDGSQTILNEALSSTYHSRHGALTESEHVFIDKGLRTQLSRGKKEVFILEMGFGTGLNALLTEKELQGSDVKVDYHTLELFPLPEEVWKDYQLPAELNSSREVFEKFHQVEWNRSVAIRDGFSLTKHQVSLLDFEPTVGFDLVYFDAFEPETQPELWTQEVFERIFSWMNPEGILTTYCCKGYVRRNMLAAGFQVEKVPGPPGKREMIVATKPFNVK; this is encoded by the coding sequence ATGAATTCCAATGAACCGCAGCCGCTGAAACTGGTAGAGACCAAGGATGGTTCGCAGACCATTCTGAATGAAGCGCTGAGTTCAACGTATCATTCGCGGCATGGCGCGCTTACTGAATCGGAGCATGTTTTCATTGATAAAGGTTTGAGAACGCAGCTTTCGCGAGGGAAAAAAGAGGTCTTCATTCTCGAAATGGGTTTCGGAACGGGGCTGAATGCGCTGCTCACGGAGAAGGAGCTACAGGGTTCGGACGTGAAAGTGGATTATCACACGTTGGAATTGTTTCCTCTGCCAGAAGAAGTTTGGAAAGACTATCAGCTTCCAGCTGAATTGAATTCAAGCCGAGAAGTTTTCGAGAAGTTTCATCAGGTAGAATGGAATCGATCGGTTGCTATCCGAGATGGATTCTCGTTGACAAAACATCAGGTTTCGTTGCTGGATTTTGAACCGACCGTTGGATTCGATCTGGTGTATTTCGATGCGTTTGAACCCGAAACGCAACCAGAACTTTGGACGCAAGAAGTGTTCGAACGCATCTTTTCGTGGATGAATCCCGAAGGAATTCTAACCACCTATTGCTGCAAAGGATATGTGCGCAGAAACATGCTCGCGGCAGGCTTTCAGGTCGAAAAAGTTCCTGGTCCGCCAGGTAAGCGTGAAATGATCGTGGCCACAAAGCCGTTTAACGTCAAGTAA
- a CDS encoding TonB-dependent receptor plug domain-containing protein — protein MTFQNITLRAVLSLGLMMLVSFSVLAQKATVKGQLLDENNQPIDVVSVAPMGYPGGTTTDAKGNYSLEIPANVKVKISFRHLQYEAQTYEVTLAPGEVKVLNRTLKINENLMSEAVVNDEANRTTTMQRVDPKVALEIPTVSGGIEAVLKTFPGVSSNNELSSQYNVRGGNYDENLIYVNDVLIFRPFLVRSGQQEGLSFVNPDLVGSLNFSAGGFEAKYGDKMSSVLDVKYKRPRKFAASVTGSLLGGAAHVEGSSKDYRFSYLAGVRYRTNQYILSSLDTKGQYRPRFIDAQGLLNFDINEQWSVSFLANYAQNRYQFVPQDRVTSFGTISNALQLTVYFDGQDISQFETMLGALTTEYRPTSKLKFKLIASAFRSTADNTFDIQGQYFIGQLDNSFGSSSFGDVAYNRGIGTFLNHARDYLIADVVSMRHIGSWSERQRKLEWGITYQHESIKDRLSEWNMNDSAGYSIPLSSQQLELQKLIKTQISLQSNRVSGFIQNTWMFADTSKHRVTAGLRYHYWTVNKQFIVTPRANYSFNPKWKKADMLFRLSGGMYYQPPFYRELRDIYGNINTNVRAQQSYHAVAGMDWNFKAWRRPFKLVAEVYYKYLNDLVPYEINNVQIRYYAQNNARGYATGLDLKVNGEFVKGIESWASMSVMTVQEDILDDYYYDYYNAEGQKIGYSVEDQVAVDSVRREPGYIPRPTDQRVNFSLYFQDYVPKLPQLKMHLNLVFGSGMPFGPPDNVRYRDTLRIPPYRRVDIGFSYMLLGEKKKLIGPKNPLKHFKSIWISLEVFNLLGTNNTLSYLWITDITNRQYAVPNYLTTRRVNAKIVMKF, from the coding sequence ATGACATTCCAGAACATAACGCTGCGAGCGGTGCTATCGCTCGGACTGATGATGTTGGTGAGCTTCAGCGTACTGGCGCAAAAAGCAACGGTAAAAGGTCAACTGCTGGACGAGAACAATCAGCCCATTGATGTGGTGAGTGTGGCACCAATGGGCTATCCAGGCGGAACTACCACGGATGCCAAAGGGAATTACTCACTCGAGATCCCTGCAAATGTGAAGGTGAAGATCAGCTTCCGACATCTTCAGTATGAAGCGCAGACCTACGAAGTAACACTTGCCCCTGGCGAGGTAAAGGTTCTGAACCGCACACTCAAGATCAATGAGAACCTGATGAGTGAAGCGGTGGTGAATGACGAGGCCAACCGTACCACCACCATGCAGCGCGTGGACCCGAAAGTGGCTCTGGAGATTCCCACCGTCAGCGGTGGAATTGAAGCCGTGCTGAAAACATTCCCCGGTGTGAGTTCGAACAATGAGTTGAGTTCGCAGTACAATGTGCGAGGTGGAAACTATGATGAGAACCTCATTTACGTGAACGATGTACTCATCTTCCGGCCGTTTCTCGTTCGTTCTGGCCAGCAGGAAGGGTTGAGTTTCGTGAATCCCGATCTGGTGGGAAGTCTGAATTTCTCTGCTGGAGGTTTCGAGGCCAAGTATGGCGATAAGATGTCGTCCGTCCTTGATGTGAAATACAAACGGCCTCGCAAATTTGCCGCTTCGGTTACGGGAAGCCTTCTGGGCGGAGCGGCACACGTGGAAGGTTCATCCAAGGATTATCGGTTCTCGTACTTGGCTGGCGTTCGCTACCGCACCAATCAATACATCCTGAGCAGTCTCGATACGAAGGGGCAGTACCGCCCGCGTTTCATTGATGCGCAAGGTCTTTTGAACTTCGACATCAATGAACAATGGAGCGTTAGTTTCCTTGCCAATTACGCGCAGAACCGCTACCAGTTCGTGCCGCAGGACCGCGTTACTTCTTTCGGAACGATAAGCAATGCGTTGCAGTTGACCGTTTATTTCGATGGTCAGGACATCAGCCAATTTGAGACGATGCTCGGTGCGTTGACAACCGAATATCGGCCAACTTCCAAACTGAAATTCAAGCTCATCGCTTCGGCTTTCCGCTCTACAGCAGACAACACTTTTGACATTCAAGGGCAGTATTTCATCGGCCAGTTGGACAACAGTTTCGGTTCCAGCAGCTTTGGCGATGTAGCCTACAACCGAGGCATCGGAACCTTCTTGAATCACGCACGAGATTACCTGATCGCTGATGTGGTCTCCATGCGCCACATCGGAAGTTGGTCTGAGCGCCAACGGAAACTGGAATGGGGCATCACGTACCAGCACGAGAGCATCAAGGACAGGCTGAGCGAATGGAACATGAACGATTCGGCAGGATATTCCATTCCGCTGAGTTCGCAGCAGTTGGAGCTGCAAAAACTCATCAAAACACAGATCAGTTTGCAGAGCAATCGCGTAAGCGGGTTTATTCAGAACACTTGGATGTTTGCCGATACCAGCAAGCACCGCGTCACGGCTGGTTTGCGCTACCATTATTGGACCGTGAACAAGCAGTTTATCGTTACGCCCCGCGCCAATTATTCGTTCAATCCGAAATGGAAAAAGGCCGACATGCTTTTCCGACTTTCGGGCGGGATGTACTACCAGCCGCCTTTCTATCGAGAACTGCGTGACATCTACGGAAACATCAACACCAATGTGCGTGCCCAGCAGTCGTACCATGCAGTAGCAGGCATGGACTGGAATTTCAAGGCGTGGAGACGGCCCTTTAAACTGGTGGCCGAGGTCTATTACAAATACCTTAACGACCTGGTGCCGTACGAGATCAATAACGTTCAGATCCGCTACTACGCGCAGAACAATGCCCGCGGTTATGCCACTGGACTTGACCTGAAGGTGAACGGAGAATTCGTGAAAGGCATCGAAAGCTGGGCGAGTATGTCGGTAATGACCGTTCAAGAAGACATTCTGGATGATTACTACTACGATTACTACAATGCCGAAGGACAAAAGATCGGCTACAGCGTGGAAGATCAGGTAGCTGTGGACAGCGTGAGACGCGAGCCAGGTTACATTCCGCGGCCAACAGATCAGCGCGTCAATTTCTCGCTGTATTTTCAGGATTATGTGCCGAAACTTCCGCAGTTGAAAATGCACCTCAACTTGGTTTTCGGTTCGGGAATGCCGTTCGGACCACCTGATAACGTTCGCTACCGCGATACGCTGAGAATCCCACCTTACCGAAGAGTCGACATCGGTTTCTCGTACATGCTTCTTGGCGAAAAGAAGAAGTTGATAGGGCCGAAAAACCCGCTCAAACATTTCAAATCCATTTGGATCAGTTTGGAGGTGTTCAACCTTTTGGGAACGAACAACACGCTCAGCTACCTGTGGATAACCGACATTACCAATCGCCAGTACGCAGTTCCAAACTATCTGACCACGAGACGGGTGAATGCCAAAATTGTGATGAAGTTTTAG
- a CDS encoding organic solvent tolerance protein OstA, with protein MRSLLFIFGLIHLAFFALAQEEKKVKKIELRNAEVLEYDESLGHKARRLLGNVVFEHEGALMYCDSAYLYEDNSMDAFSHVFINKGDSIKMWCEELNYNGNTEFAKAKRQVKLIDNEMTLTSDKLDYNMKSEQAWYNTGGKIVDSENTLTSRIGYYYSTFEEVFFKDSVKLVNEQYTLYCDTLRYNTKTEVAFFLGPTKIISDENTVLSNFGWYDTELDISQFSNDATVLSKDQSIKGDSLYYNKKHSYGIAIGNVEVADTSQDIILTGGRAKYYEVGDMVLLTDSAVMIQAMGSDSLFLHADTLLSIIDTVIDRRILFAFHHVKFFKPDMRGKCDSLVYSYADSTIRLYRDPILWSDENQLTADSMWIQNRNNRIDKLFMKENSMIISEEDSAMFNQIKGRYMTGFFKEQKLRRVFVEGNGETIYYAAEEGGGKPENVNRAKASNLIIIISDNKVKDITFLTQPDATLYPMNKVNLNDMKLEGFDWRIEDRPEKVEDIFEW; from the coding sequence ATGCGAAGTCTGCTCTTCATTTTCGGTCTGATTCATCTTGCCTTTTTCGCGCTGGCGCAAGAAGAGAAGAAAGTGAAGAAGATCGAGTTGCGGAATGCCGAGGTACTTGAGTATGATGAATCGCTCGGCCACAAGGCGAGAAGACTGCTGGGAAACGTGGTTTTTGAACATGAAGGTGCGCTGATGTACTGCGACAGCGCCTATCTCTATGAAGACAACAGCATGGATGCGTTCTCGCACGTGTTCATAAACAAGGGCGACAGCATCAAGATGTGGTGCGAGGAATTGAATTACAACGGAAACACGGAGTTCGCCAAGGCCAAGCGGCAGGTCAAATTGATCGATAACGAAATGACCTTGACCAGCGACAAGCTCGATTACAACATGAAAAGCGAGCAGGCGTGGTACAACACGGGCGGAAAGATCGTGGACAGCGAAAACACGCTCACCAGCCGAATCGGCTACTACTACAGCACATTTGAAGAAGTGTTTTTCAAGGACAGTGTAAAACTGGTGAACGAGCAATACACGCTTTATTGCGACACGCTGCGTTACAACACCAAAACCGAAGTTGCTTTCTTCCTCGGACCAACGAAGATCATCAGCGATGAGAATACGGTCCTCAGCAATTTCGGGTGGTACGATACGGAACTCGACATTTCGCAGTTCAGCAATGACGCCACCGTACTCAGTAAAGATCAGTCTATCAAAGGTGACAGCCTGTATTACAATAAGAAGCACAGCTACGGCATCGCCATCGGAAATGTGGAAGTGGCCGATACTTCGCAAGACATCATTCTTACGGGCGGCCGCGCCAAATACTACGAAGTGGGCGATATGGTGCTGTTGACAGACAGCGCAGTGATGATCCAGGCCATGGGAAGCGATTCACTTTTTCTGCATGCCGATACGCTACTGAGCATCATCGATACGGTCATCGACCGCAGAATTCTATTCGCTTTTCATCATGTGAAATTCTTTAAACCCGACATGCGCGGCAAGTGCGATTCGCTGGTGTACTCATACGCTGATAGTACGATCAGGCTCTACCGAGACCCGATTCTTTGGTCGGATGAGAACCAGTTGACGGCAGACAGCATGTGGATCCAGAACAGGAACAACCGCATCGACAAACTCTTTATGAAGGAAAATTCGATGATCATTTCGGAAGAGGACAGCGCCATGTTCAACCAGATAAAAGGACGCTACATGACGGGGTTTTTCAAGGAGCAGAAACTGAGGCGTGTGTTTGTGGAAGGCAATGGCGAGACCATCTATTACGCTGCGGAAGAAGGCGGTGGCAAACCGGAGAATGTGAACCGAGCAAAGGCCAGTAACCTTATCATCATCATTTCCGACAATAAGGTGAAAGACATCACCTTCCTTACCCAGCCAGATGCCACGCTTTACCCAATGAACAAGGTGAATCTGAACGATATGAAATTGGAAGGCTTTGACTGGCGAATTGAAGATCGGCCAGAAAAGGTGGAAGATATTTTTGAGTGGTGA
- a CDS encoding T9SS type A sorting domain-containing protein: MKRLIPYILISLIAFDGLAADHNGNGGDKVIGMQPTVSPNWDAQIYPNPNNGVFNVMISGSSAALDVAVFNIIGEKVFELQVLGDHGAKIDLSGLEKGLYVVQVIDKDRNEVITRRMQIE, translated from the coding sequence ATGAAGCGACTGATACCATACATTCTGATTTCCTTGATTGCATTTGACGGGCTTGCTGCTGACCACAATGGCAACGGTGGCGATAAAGTAATAGGCATGCAACCAACCGTGTCTCCGAACTGGGATGCGCAGATCTACCCGAATCCGAACAACGGAGTTTTCAACGTGATGATATCAGGCAGTTCAGCTGCGCTGGATGTGGCGGTATTCAACATCATTGGCGAAAAGGTTTTTGAACTGCAGGTGTTGGGCGACCACGGAGCCAAGATCGATCTTTCGGGACTGGAAAAAGGACTTTACGTGGTTCAGGTCATCGACAAAGACCGCAACGAAGTAATCACTCGTAGAATGCAGATCGAGTAG
- a CDS encoding DUF2281 domain-containing protein: protein MNSPQIHALLDSLPADLRREAADFIEFLKQKSNQREKAKKRQAGMAKGLVKMNPDFDEPLDDFLPYME from the coding sequence ATGAACAGCCCTCAGATACATGCCCTGTTAGACTCGCTTCCTGCCGACCTCAGAAGAGAGGCAGCAGATTTTATCGAATTTCTGAAACAGAAATCCAACCAAAGAGAAAAGGCGAAGAAACGTCAGGCCGGAATGGCAAAAGGTCTGGTGAAGATGAATCCTGATTTTGACGAACCTTTGGACGACTTTCTGCCCTACATGGAATGA
- a CDS encoding carboxypeptidase-like regulatory domain-containing protein yields MMRSFGGKTDNVSHTIVQNLKRYRATDMQRTPFVLVLVVVISGLFSMQTNAQTVNDSLLQFSGVLLTRDSLEAVPFANILIKGSNRGTMSDYFGYYSFVAHRGDTIQFSYVGFKDALFVIPDTLNRKNYSLIQMMDADTIVLQEAVIYPWPTKEQFREAFLNLRLPEDDKQRAERNLARAEMKERMEAMQADGSESFKVAMHQYGNQLYYAGQLPPNNLLNPIAWAKFIKAWKNGDFKRKKKR; encoded by the coding sequence ATGATGCGGAGCTTCGGTGGCAAGACCGATAATGTATCTCATACAATAGTTCAGAATTTGAAGCGTTACCGAGCCACCGATATGCAGAGAACTCCTTTCGTACTTGTACTTGTTGTCGTTATTTCGGGGCTTTTTTCCATGCAGACAAATGCACAGACGGTGAACGACAGTCTCTTACAGTTTTCGGGTGTGTTGCTGACGCGAGATAGTTTGGAAGCCGTTCCTTTTGCCAACATTCTCATCAAAGGTTCTAACCGAGGAACGATGTCCGATTACTTCGGCTACTACTCTTTCGTTGCGCATCGTGGTGATACGATTCAGTTCTCGTACGTAGGTTTTAAGGATGCGCTTTTCGTCATCCCCGACACATTGAACCGCAAGAACTATTCACTGATCCAAATGATGGATGCAGATACGATTGTGCTGCAAGAGGCCGTTATCTACCCATGGCCGACCAAGGAACAGTTCAGAGAGGCATTTTTGAACCTGCGGCTACCAGAAGATGACAAGCAGCGGGCAGAACGTAACTTGGCGCGGGCCGAAATGAAAGAACGGATGGAGGCCATGCAGGCCGATGGAAGTGAGAGCTTCAAAGTGGCCATGCATCAATATGGCAACCAACTGTACTACGCGGGTCAGCTGCCACCCAATAATCTCTTGAACCCAATTGCTTGGGCCAAGTTCATTAAGGCGTGGAAAAACGGGGATTTTAAACGTAAGAAGAAACGCTGA
- a CDS encoding PIN domain-containing protein, translating into MRLLLDTHTVIWFITNSTELPKGIKKLIENPLNECLLSHASLWEMAIKFSLGKLELRSELKEIFEIIKKSGIEILPINEQHLIKISELPFHHRDPFDRLIIAQALTEGILILSKDSQFKKYDAELRWQDR; encoded by the coding sequence ATGAGATTACTACTGGACACACATACGGTCATATGGTTCATCACAAACAGCACGGAACTTCCAAAAGGCATTAAAAAACTGATAGAGAATCCACTCAATGAATGTCTGCTGAGCCACGCTTCCCTGTGGGAAATGGCCATTAAATTCTCGCTGGGGAAGCTGGAACTCCGATCAGAACTCAAGGAGATTTTTGAAATAATTAAGAAGAGTGGCATTGAAATTCTACCGATCAATGAGCAGCATCTTATCAAGATATCTGAACTTCCGTTCCACCATCGAGATCCATTTGACCGACTGATCATTGCTCAAGCCCTCACCGAGGGAATCCTTATCCTCAGTAAAGACTCACAGTTCAAAAAGTATGATGCGGAGCTTCGGTGGCAAGACCGATAA
- the mnmA gene encoding tRNA 2-thiouridine(34) synthase MnmA: MSKGKVLVAMSGGLDSSVVAMMLHNEGYEVVGVTMKTWDYASAGGSTRTTGCCSLDDINDARQMAVDFGFPHIIIDIREEFGEHIIDNFVDEYIAGRTPNPCVLCNTHIKWDALLRRADQLGCEFIATGHYAQVREENGRFVVSKGLDQAKDQSYVLWGLSQESLSRTIFPLGKMHKKDIRQIALDSGYEAIAKKSESYEICFIPDNDYRGFLKRRVKGLEEQVDGGLFVDKDGNILGKHRGYPFYTIGQRKGLEIALGEPMYVTGIHPDTNTVTLGRETDLLKTEMTVRGLNLQKYESLTEPMEALVKVRYKHAGSMARIEQRGSEMNVRFYEEVSAIAPGQSAVFYEGDDVIGGGFIKKDH; this comes from the coding sequence ATGAGCAAAGGGAAGGTTCTGGTAGCGATGAGTGGTGGCCTCGACAGTTCTGTCGTTGCCATGATGCTGCATAACGAAGGTTATGAAGTGGTCGGAGTCACCATGAAAACGTGGGATTATGCTTCGGCAGGCGGCAGTACGCGCACCACAGGTTGCTGCAGTTTGGACGACATCAACGATGCGCGCCAGATGGCGGTCGACTTTGGGTTTCCGCATATCATCATCGACATCCGCGAGGAGTTCGGGGAGCACATCATCGACAATTTTGTGGATGAATACATCGCAGGACGTACACCCAACCCGTGTGTGTTGTGCAATACACATATCAAGTGGGACGCGCTTCTTAGACGTGCCGACCAATTGGGATGCGAGTTCATTGCAACGGGACATTACGCACAGGTCCGCGAAGAGAATGGCCGTTTTGTGGTCTCCAAAGGTTTGGATCAGGCAAAAGACCAATCCTATGTACTGTGGGGTCTGAGTCAGGAAAGTCTTTCGCGTACCATCTTTCCATTAGGGAAAATGCACAAGAAAGACATCCGTCAGATAGCGTTGGACAGCGGCTATGAGGCCATTGCCAAAAAGAGCGAGAGTTACGAGATATGCTTCATCCCCGATAATGATTACCGCGGCTTTCTGAAGCGCAGGGTAAAAGGCTTGGAAGAGCAGGTTGATGGCGGTCTTTTCGTGGATAAGGACGGCAACATATTGGGCAAGCATCGCGGATATCCGTTTTACACGATAGGGCAACGAAAAGGCTTGGAGATAGCTTTGGGTGAACCAATGTATGTTACTGGGATTCATCCAGATACGAACACGGTGACTCTTGGAAGAGAGACCGATCTTCTGAAAACAGAAATGACCGTTAGAGGTTTGAATCTTCAGAAATATGAAAGCCTTACTGAGCCGATGGAAGCATTGGTGAAGGTTCGTTACAAACATGCAGGAAGCATGGCGCGTATTGAGCAACGTGGTTCAGAAATGAACGTCCGTTTTTACGAAGAGGTGAGTGCCATCGCTCCAGGACAGTCGGCTGTTTTTTACGAGGGCGATGATGTGATCGGTGGCGGATTCATCAAGAAAGATCACTGA
- a CDS encoding YggS family pyridoxal phosphate-dependent enzyme — MSEIAENIAQIKAQIPEHVTLVAVSKTKPNELLMEAYNAGQRIFGENRVQELTAKAEALPKDIEWHMIGHLQSNKIKYIAPFVSLIHSVDKPKLLKEIDKEAEKNNRIIPVLLQFHIAEEENKFGLSLEEAEELLSSEEFKSWKHIQVVGVMGMATFTEDEDQVRKEFRNLKNIFETLRSKRFKDQPSFKEISMGMSGDYLLAIEEGSTMIRVGSSVFGSRS, encoded by the coding sequence ATGAGTGAAATCGCAGAAAATATAGCGCAGATCAAAGCCCAGATCCCTGAGCATGTAACGCTGGTGGCTGTTTCCAAAACCAAACCGAATGAGCTCTTGATGGAGGCCTACAACGCTGGCCAACGCATTTTCGGGGAAAACCGCGTGCAAGAACTGACGGCAAAAGCAGAAGCACTCCCGAAAGATATTGAATGGCACATGATCGGGCATTTGCAGAGCAACAAGATCAAGTACATTGCGCCATTCGTCAGTCTCATCCATTCGGTAGACAAACCCAAACTGTTGAAGGAAATCGACAAGGAGGCAGAGAAGAACAACCGCATTATTCCCGTTCTGTTGCAGTTCCATATTGCGGAGGAGGAAAACAAATTCGGGTTGAGTTTGGAAGAAGCAGAAGAGTTGCTCTCATCTGAGGAATTCAAGAGTTGGAAACACATTCAAGTGGTCGGTGTAATGGGAATGGCCACTTTTACGGAAGATGAAGATCAGGTCAGAAAGGAGTTCCGAAACCTGAAAAACATCTTCGAAACGCTACGGTCAAAGCGCTTCAAAGATCAGCCATCATTCAAGGAAATTTCCATGGGCATGTCGGGCGATTATCTGCTTGCCATTGAAGAAGGCAGCACGATGATCCGCGTAGGAAGTTCCGTCTTCGGAAGTCGAAGCTGA
- a CDS encoding alpha/beta fold hydrolase, which produces MSILKEMERHGSYAQLSQGKVRYELSGPENGELVVLVHGFMGHLHVWDHQAKFLLENGYRVLRFDLYGRGFSDRVRGEHGSELFQSQLTDLFNFLNINEKFHLVGLSMGGAISTRFTSHHPEKVKSLFLVDCYGIPMPEDPGIRIVQPKLFGEALIGMFGGLILRNAPIKGIYDKKEHGGFTKWFSAPLAIKGSKRALLSTLRNFMLENHVPHYERLNHLDLPKLILWGEEDQVLPIEYGRKIQALVPNAEFVTIEKCGHVPQYETPEKFNQIMLQFLKREL; this is translated from the coding sequence ATGAGCATTCTGAAGGAAATGGAGCGGCATGGCAGCTACGCGCAATTGTCGCAGGGCAAGGTTCGGTACGAACTTTCAGGGCCGGAAAATGGCGAATTGGTTGTGCTGGTTCACGGATTTATGGGGCATCTCCATGTTTGGGATCATCAGGCCAAGTTTCTTCTGGAAAACGGTTATCGTGTACTTCGTTTCGATCTCTACGGCCGTGGATTTTCAGACCGTGTAAGGGGCGAGCATGGAAGTGAACTGTTCCAATCGCAACTGACCGACCTTTTCAATTTCCTCAACATCAATGAGAAGTTCCATCTGGTTGGATTGTCGATGGGTGGGGCCATCAGTACGCGTTTCACAAGCCATCATCCAGAAAAAGTGAAATCGCTCTTTTTGGTGGATTGCTATGGAATCCCAATGCCAGAAGATCCCGGTATCCGGATCGTTCAGCCCAAATTGTTCGGAGAAGCTTTGATAGGCATGTTCGGTGGCCTGATTCTCCGTAATGCTCCAATAAAAGGAATTTATGATAAGAAGGAGCACGGAGGGTTTACCAAATGGTTCTCAGCTCCGTTGGCCATCAAAGGTTCTAAGCGGGCGTTGCTTAGCACACTCCGCAATTTCATGCTCGAAAATCATGTGCCTCATTATGAGCGTTTGAACCATTTGGATCTGCCGAAGTTGATATTGTGGGGAGAGGAGGATCAAGTGCTTCCTATCGAATATGGAAGAAAAATTCAGGCGCTGGTTCCGAATGCGGAGTTCGTAACAATTGAAAAGTGTGGACATGTTCCACAATATGAAACACCGGAAAAGTTTAATCAGATAATGCTACAGTTTTTGAAACGAGAACTGTAG